Proteins encoded together in one Papaver somniferum cultivar HN1 unplaced genomic scaffold, ASM357369v1 unplaced-scaffold_117, whole genome shotgun sequence window:
- the LOC113329964 gene encoding la-related protein 6B-like has protein sequence MAPKEVESVTETLEPSSSTSIDQSRTESVDSSSSVQSSSSTATASLNRNGSTGKKLLNAKAPEFVPRTNSSNGRSTDLLTQQPSRIVIQQIQTPIHLFPSPNFHHQFQNHGFGGGGGGGGGNSTGTGTGGGVGGGDHHDVVGNTQVQVQDPDPVPRTTNGLSEEISLKIVKQVEYYFSDANLATTDHLIKFISKDPEGFVPMSIVASFKKIKALVSGHAQLASVLKKSSKLVVSEDGKKVRRQTPFTESDMEELQSRIIIAENLPEDHSYQNLMKVFSAVGSVKTIRTCQPQPSNGGGGASAASKSGKGENMLYSNKLHAFVEYETVELAEKAVAELNDEKNWRSGVRVRILLKRKSKPTQGRKAVVEDKANGEEESIPISEQQPNEKQHPDDPCQSVSAATLNEQIGEECIDKEGGQPKKGRSRGRGKGRGRGQGQGQGQYHHNNHHNGHHNNHHNNHHSNHRNGHIGTPPSTNAFQKEHTTLVTKPPPGPRMPDGTKGFAMGRGKPLLTSTA, from the exons ATGGCACCGAAAGAAGTAGAATCAGTAACTGAAACCCTAGAACcgtcatcatcaacatcaatagatcAAAGCAGAACGGAATCAGTAGATTCGTCATCGTCAGTACAATCATCTTCGTCTACGGCTACGGCATCGTTGAATAGGAATGGATCTACTGGGAAGAAACTACTTAATGCTAAGGCACCAGAATTTGTTCCTAGAACTAATTCTAGTAATGGTCGGAGTACCGATTTGTTAACACAGCAACCGTCTAGAATCGTGATTCAACAAATTCAGACTCCGATTCATTTGTTTCCTTCGCCTAATTTTCATCATCAGTTTCAGAATCATggatttggtggtggtggcggtggcggtggtggaaaTAGTACTGGTACTGGTacaggtggtggtgttggtggtggggATCATCATGATGTTGTTGGGAATACTCAAGTACAAGTACAAGATCCAGATCCTGTTCCCAGAACTACTAATGGGTTGTCTGAagagatttctcttaagattGTGAAACAg GTTGAGTATTATTTCAGTGATGCGAATTTGGCGACAACAGATCATCTTATAAAGTTTATCAGTAAAGACCCAGAAGGATTTG TGCCAATGTCTATAGTCGCGTCTTTTAAGAAGATTAAAGCCCTTGTTAGCGGGCATGCTCAACTAGCTTCTGTTCTCAAGAAGTCTTCAAAGCTT GTTGTAAGTGAAGATGGGAAGAAGGTCAGGCGTCAAACTCCATTCACCGAGTCAGATATGGAAGAATTGCAG TCACGGATTATCATTGCTGAAAACTTACCTGAAGATCATTCCTACCAGAACCTCATGAAAGTATTCTCTGCTGTTGGAAG CGTCAAGACAATACGTACCTGCCAACCTCAGCCctctaatggtggtggtggtgcttctGCAGCATCTAAATCGGGAAAAGGCGAAAACATGCTTTACAGTAATAAG TTGCATGCATTTGTGGAATATGAGACTGTTGAGCTAGCTGAGAAAGCT GTTGCTGAGCTTAATGATGAGAAGAATTGGAGAAGTGGTGTAAGAGTCCGTATACTGCTTAAGCGCAAG TCGAAACCTACCCAAGGCAGAAAAGCAGTGGTTGAAGATAAAgcaaatggtgaagaagaaagcatACCAATATCTGAGCAGCAACCAAATGAGAAGCAGCATCCAGATGATCCTTGTCAATCTGTGTCTGCGGCCACATTGAATGAACAGATT GGTGAGGAGTGCATCGATAAGGAGGGTGGACAACCTAAGAAAGGTCGGTCCCGTGGAAGAGGCAAGGGTCGTGGTCGAGGTCAAGGTCAAGGGCAAGGTCAGTACCACCACAATAACCACCACAATGGCCACCACAATAACCACCACAATAACCACCACAGTAACCACCGGAATGGTCACATAGGTACTCCCCCTTCTACTAATGCATTTCAGAAAGAACATACAACCCTGGTGACTAAACCGCCTCCAGGTCCACGAATGCCTGATGGGACCAAGGGATTTGCAATGGGTCGGGGAAAGCCTCTTTTAACCAGTACTGCATAG